The proteins below come from a single Alosa sapidissima isolate fAloSap1 chromosome 23, fAloSap1.pri, whole genome shotgun sequence genomic window:
- the LOC121698860 gene encoding growth/differentiation factor 8-like translates to MLFFVYLCFLCAFGATCSGSSTTPQPVTTEDTEQCSTCEFRHQSKLMRLHTIKSQILSILRLEQAPNISRDMIRQLLPKAPPLQELLSQYDLQLDDRKVGTADDGEHATTETIITMATEPQSSVQKNGMPRCCLFSLSPKILPNNILKAQLWIHLRPTEEATTVFLQISRLKPLSEGNTRAIIRSLKIEVDAEASSWQSIDMNQLLQSWLKQPETNLGIEIKAFDSKGVDLAVTSAESGSEGLKPFMEVKIAETPKRLKRDTGLDCDENSPESRCCRYPLTVDFEDFGWDWIIAPKRYKANYCSGECEYMHLQKYPHTHLVNKANPRGTAGPCCTPTKMSPINMLYFNRKEQIIYGKIPSMVVDICGCS, encoded by the exons ATGCTATTCTTTGTGTACCTGTGTTTCTTGTGCGCATTTGGAGCAACTTGTTCAGGCAGTTCCACAACACCTCAGCCAGTGACGACAGAGGACACCGAGCAATGTTCCACATGCGAGTTCAGGCACCAAAGCAAGCTGATGAGACTACACACCATCAAGTCCCAAATTCTTAGTATCCTCCGACTTGAACAGGCTCCAAACATAAGCCGGGACATGATCAGACAGCTCTTGCCGAAAGCGCCGCCCTTGCAGGAGCTACTCAGTCAGTATGATCTCCAGCTGGATGACAGGAAAGTTGGTACGGCCGATGATGGGGAGCACGCCACCACTGAAACCATCATTACCATGGCCACCGAGC CTCAATCCAGCGTTCAAAAAAACGGAATGCCAAGATGTTGCTTATTTTCTCTAAGCCCGAAGATATTACCCAACAACATATTAAAAGCGCAGCTGTGGATTCACCTCCGGCCGACCGAGGAAGCCACTACTGTCTTCTTGCAAATTTCTCGTCTAAAACCACTGTCAGAAGGCAACACGAGGGCTATTATTAGGTCCCTGAAAATCGAGGTAGATGCAGAGGCCAGCTCTTGGCAAAGTATCGACATGAACCAGCTCCTCCAGTCTTGGCTGAAACAACCCGAGACCAATCTTGGTATCGAAATAAAGGCGTTTGATTCCAAAGGAGTGGACCTGGCCGTTACCTCTGCTGAATCTGGCTCGGAGGGACTG AAACCCTTTATGGAAGTGAAAATAGCTGAGACGCCCAAACGGTTGAAGAGGGACACAGGGTTGGATTGTGACGAGAACTCCCCTGAATCTCGCTGCTGCCGCTACCCTCTCACCGTGGACTTTGAGGACTTCGGCTGGGACTGGATTATTGCGCCTAAACGCTACAAGGCTAACTACTGCTCGGGAGAATGCGAGTACATGCACCTGCAGAAGTACCCACATACTCACCTAGTAAACAAGGCAAATCCGCGGGGTACCGCCGGACCCTGCTGCACTCCCACCAAAATGTCTCCTATCAATATGCTCTATTTCAACCGCAAAGAACAGATCATCTACGGAAAGATCCCCTCAATGGTGGTGGACATATGTGGCTGCTCCTAA